AGCACCTGTTCGACCCGTTCCGACGCCAGCCGCCGCTGACCCAGCTTCAGCTCCTGGCCCACCGTGAGGCCGAGGAAATGGCGCTCGGGAAACTGAAACACCAGGCCGCAGAGCCCGCGCCGCTGCCTGGCGTTCAACGCCTGCCCTTCCCACAGGATCGCGCCGCCATCGGGGTCCGCCAGACCGCAGATCAGCTCCAGCAGGGTGGTCTTGCCTGAGCCGCTCTGCCCGGCCACCAGGGCGGGCCGGCCCGGCTCCAGGCGCAGCTCCACCCCGTCGAGCAGGGCGGCTGGGGTGGTGGCCGGGTGGTAGCGCAGGGATCGAAGCTCGAGCATGGCGGGTTTCGCTTCCCCCAGCTTGCTGGATGCGTGTTTGATGGGGGCAAGCACGCTGCCTTCTCCCATGGACGTCCGCTTTCGGGATGTGGATCCCTTCAACTGCTGGATCTGGGTGCGTTTTGCTGCTCCGCCCGGGCAGGGGGAGCGCGGCTACATTGATACGACCTTCGAGAGCTGGTTCTTTCTCGGCAAGCTGGGCGGCTTCAATGCTGAGAACCTTCAGGTGCATGAGGAGGGCGTC
Above is a window of Synechococcus sp. MW101C3 DNA encoding:
- a CDS encoding ABC transporter ATP-binding protein; the protein is MLELRSLRYHPATTPAALLDGVELRLEPGRPALVAGQSGSGKTTLLELICGLADPDGGAILWEGQALNARQRRGLCGLVFQFPERHFLGLTVGQELKLGQRRLASERVEQVLTRVGLQGLSLQQPPERLSGGQQRRLALAVQLLRDPPVLLLDEPTAGLDWSVREEVLQLLQLLARDRVLLVVTHEPELFKGWVKEGWRLQGGALQPLPRLRTMP